A portion of the Misgurnus anguillicaudatus chromosome 16, ASM2758022v2, whole genome shotgun sequence genome contains these proteins:
- the LOC141350103 gene encoding uncharacterized protein: protein MNAFTTSSDPKLIGGYYMEAVERLGGCPRIVRGDRGTENGKVRDCQRYLRRNIHDGSAIDSYIEGASTANQRIESWWGFLRRESMEFYICLFADPKDRGLFNGAYLDRGLIQFCFMGIIQDELDETTCVWDSHVIRPSKNDKVPSGRPRVMYMFPELYRTDDCISPLERDDLQLCQSSCTFRTTVPCDTDIYDICNFLMVESQLHLPADAYQALDLYLHLRNEIRSTF, encoded by the exons ATGAATGCATTTACCACCAGCAGTGATCCAAAACTTATTGGTGGCTACTACATGGAGGCAGTGGAAAGGTTGGGTGGTTGTCCAAGGATTGTCCGAGGCGACCGAGGCACTGAGAATGGTAAAGTCAGAGACTGTCAGCGCTACCTCCGTCGCAACATTCACGATGGCTCTGCTATTGACAGCTACATTGAAGGGGCAAGCACGGCCAATCAGAGGATAGAAAGTTGGTGGGGCTTCCTCAGGCGAGAATCAATGGAGTTTTACATTTGTCTGTTTGCTGATCCTAAGGACCGTGGTTTGTTCAACGGTGCGTATTTGGACAGAGGTCTAATTCAATTCTGCTTCATGGGCATCATCCAG GATGAGTTAGATGAGACTACCTGTGTGTGGGATTCCCATGTCATCAGACCATCAAAGAATGACAAAGTGCCCAGTGGTCGACCCAGAGTCATGTACATGTTCCCTGAACTCTACAGAACTGATGACTGCATTTCCCCACTGGAAAGAGACGATTTACAGCTTTGTCAGAGTAGCTGCACATTTCGAACAACAGTGCCATGTGACACAGACATTTACGACATCTGCAACTTCCTGATGGTTGAATCCCAATTGCATCTTCCAGCTGATGCTTATCAAGCATTGGATTTGTATCTGCACTTGAGAAATGAAATCAGATCCACTTTCTAA